A single genomic interval of Chitinophaga sp. 180180018-3 harbors:
- a CDS encoding family 16 glycoside hydrolase — protein sequence MFRHIFITLTSLVFINVNGMAQQLRAVNRIATGDAVIHLNEAPGAGVAWIKGSDFGNGTIEFDVKGKNMLQRSFVGIAFHGVNDSTYDAVYFRPFNFQVPEKGRRAHSVQYISLPNHEWFQLRDEFPGKYENEIDPTTDPNAWFHVKIVITFPEVNAFINGKRCLTVTQLSKQKSGMVGYWVGNGSAGDWKNLVFK from the coding sequence ATGTTTCGTCACATTTTCATTACACTTACCTCCCTGGTTTTTATTAACGTCAATGGGATGGCACAACAGCTGCGGGCAGTCAACCGTATTGCAACCGGTGATGCAGTCATCCACCTCAACGAAGCCCCGGGGGCCGGAGTTGCCTGGATAAAAGGATCCGATTTCGGAAACGGCACCATTGAATTCGATGTCAAAGGTAAAAATATGTTACAGCGGAGTTTCGTTGGCATTGCCTTTCACGGGGTAAATGACTCTACTTATGACGCAGTATATTTCCGTCCATTTAATTTCCAGGTACCTGAAAAGGGGAGAAGGGCACACTCGGTGCAGTATATTTCCCTCCCCAACCATGAATGGTTTCAGCTGAGAGATGAATTTCCCGGGAAATATGAAAACGAAATTGATCCTACCACTGATCCTAATGCCTGGTTTCATGTAAAAATTGTTATTACCTTTCCGGAAGTAAATGCCTTTATAAATGGGAAAAGATGCCTGACAGTGACTCAGCTTAGCAAACAAAAAAGTGGTATGGTCGGGTATTGGGTAGGAAATGGTTCTGCGGGAGACTGGAAAAATTTAGTATTTAAATAA
- a CDS encoding type VI secretion system Vgr family protein, giving the protein MRTTISIGETQLEQFQFLHLKQSMTCHHEFEIGISYDWLSAYGHSSVTAGKLLLGKEIGICIYPADAGKNQHPLLFNGIITGIIAGKGNSDSTGYCILRGHSPTILLSGSPDSRSFEQLALSSIVNAVFRKSYPLSVNPQVAPAYLHPLKYIVQYKETGFDFLHRLSRRFGEHFFYNGQQIIFGQYKPGQHCLLHHTDLADFQLEYKIVPVNHQLMATEYRLQQILEEPAGDRLLTGNNPYTSHVRSVSRKLYNYPAYYKVPYAFGSNAREELSIMARQYQRGRLAEMIILKGHSQHIGLKAGDIVHINERTLAKEDHGEFVLTSIEHHCNGNGNYYNSFEGIPADAAIPIMDLENIPCCEAQSAIVTDNSDPKGLGRIRVRFCWQQGCTPWIRFHQPHAGAGKGFHFIPEINEEVWVDFEGGNPEAPYATGCAYNGIATTTFGDDANNLKVIKTRGGHIIRLDDTAGRENIVIADKGGNTIILDTQGRNISLSAAENISITARNIGIHATDNINVNAGFNMCYSAGADILQSAGDCLHQYAVNDYRLTATNITKVAMENINMQAKEIEKRAEEISVNSTTENMTLNAGGMVNIKSAEKSKIF; this is encoded by the coding sequence ATGCGGACAACCATATCTATTGGAGAAACACAATTAGAACAATTCCAGTTTCTGCATTTGAAGCAATCCATGACATGTCATCATGAATTTGAAATCGGTATAAGTTACGACTGGCTATCTGCCTATGGGCATAGTTCAGTAACTGCAGGAAAGTTATTGTTGGGGAAAGAAATTGGCATCTGTATTTATCCGGCAGACGCCGGGAAAAATCAGCATCCTTTGCTATTCAACGGCATTATTACAGGTATCATTGCTGGGAAAGGCAATAGTGATAGTACCGGATATTGTATACTTCGGGGCCATAGTCCTACGATATTGCTTTCCGGCAGTCCTGATTCCCGTTCATTTGAGCAGCTGGCCTTATCATCCATTGTTAATGCTGTATTTAGAAAAAGCTACCCATTGTCTGTTAACCCGCAGGTAGCCCCCGCCTATTTGCATCCGCTGAAATATATTGTTCAATACAAGGAAACGGGATTCGATTTCCTGCACCGGTTGTCCCGGCGTTTTGGAGAACACTTCTTCTACAATGGGCAGCAAATTATATTCGGACAATACAAACCCGGTCAACACTGCTTGTTACATCATACTGACCTGGCAGATTTTCAACTGGAATATAAAATTGTTCCGGTTAATCATCAGCTGATGGCCACGGAATACAGGCTTCAGCAAATCCTCGAAGAGCCGGCAGGCGACCGGCTCTTAACGGGGAATAATCCCTACACCAGTCATGTCCGGTCAGTAAGCAGAAAGTTGTACAACTATCCTGCATATTATAAGGTTCCTTATGCCTTCGGCAGCAATGCCCGGGAGGAGCTCAGCATAATGGCCCGGCAATATCAACGGGGCCGCCTTGCCGAAATGATCATTCTCAAGGGCCATAGCCAGCACATAGGCTTGAAAGCAGGCGATATTGTACATATCAATGAACGTACCCTGGCAAAAGAAGATCACGGCGAATTCGTGCTCACTTCTATTGAACATCACTGCAATGGGAATGGCAATTACTACAATTCATTTGAAGGCATTCCTGCAGATGCTGCTATTCCAATAATGGATCTGGAAAACATTCCCTGCTGTGAAGCACAAAGCGCCATTGTAACAGACAACAGCGATCCGAAAGGATTGGGACGTATCAGGGTCCGCTTCTGCTGGCAACAGGGCTGCACCCCGTGGATCAGGTTTCATCAACCCCACGCCGGCGCCGGAAAAGGATTCCATTTCATCCCGGAAATTAATGAGGAAGTCTGGGTTGATTTCGAAGGCGGTAACCCCGAAGCCCCCTACGCTACCGGCTGCGCATATAACGGTATCGCAACTACGACATTCGGAGATGACGCCAATAACCTGAAAGTGATCAAAACCCGCGGCGGCCATATCATACGACTCGACGATACAGCTGGTCGCGAAAACATTGTCATAGCCGACAAGGGAGGAAATACCATCATACTGGATACGCAGGGCAGGAATATTTCGTTATCAGCAGCTGAAAACATCAGCATTACCGCACGCAATATCGGTATACATGCAACAGATAATATCAATGTGAACGCTGGTTTCAATATGTGTTATTCCGCAGGAGCTGATATTCTTCAAAGTGCGGGCGATTGTTTGCATCAATATGCGGTTAACGACTACCGCCTTACTGCTACCAATATCACAAAGGTGGCGATGGAGAACATAAATATGCAGGCAAAAGAAATAGAGAAAAGAGCAGAAGAAATATCAGTAAACAGTACCACTGAAAATATGACGCTCAACGCGGGGGGTATGGTCAATATTAAAAGTGCAGAAAAATCAAAAATATTTTAA